A part of Haloarchaeobius sp. HME9146 genomic DNA contains:
- a CDS encoding DUF2795 domain-containing protein: MFRNGTDDRIDAQTYPMTAGELRERLGTEELELCEGTETVEQVLDRLQCDETFETPEDVRFTLYGGVSERAIGRKGYSDRDPTPTGSPHAPDTVSF, from the coding sequence ATGTTCCGCAACGGAACCGACGACCGCATCGACGCACAGACGTACCCGATGACAGCCGGCGAACTCCGCGAGCGACTGGGCACCGAAGAACTGGAGCTGTGTGAGGGCACCGAGACGGTCGAGCAGGTCCTCGACCGACTGCAGTGCGACGAGACGTTCGAAACGCCAGAAGACGTTCGCTTCACCCTGTACGGCGGCGTCTCCGAGCGCGCCATCGGCCGCAAGGGCTACTCGGACCGCGACCCGACACCGACGGGCAGCCCGCACGCGCCCGACACGGTCTCGTTCTAA
- a CDS encoding PHP domain-containing protein, which yields MVYADLHVHTTNSDGQMELDEVPVAAREAGVSVVAITDHDRTNPVLDAPVTERDGVTVIHGIELRVDAGDQRVDLLGYGVRETDALIDVVEHIQTNRIERGQAIIDCVEDRLGVSLGIEGREGLGRPHIARAVAAHPDTDYDYNGTFDHLIGNDCPCYVPRDVPSFEHGREALLDACGLVSLAHPFRYPDPEAALSLCDDLPAVERYYDYGHEVDTAPVERAVEKYDLLVTGGSDAHDHELGLAGLSEAEFADVSALVG from the coding sequence ATGGTGTATGCGGACCTCCACGTCCATACGACGAACTCGGACGGCCAGATGGAACTCGACGAGGTGCCGGTCGCGGCCCGCGAGGCCGGCGTCTCGGTCGTCGCCATCACGGACCACGACCGGACGAACCCGGTCCTCGACGCGCCCGTCACGGAGCGCGACGGCGTCACGGTCATCCACGGCATCGAACTCCGCGTCGACGCGGGTGACCAGCGCGTCGACCTGCTCGGGTACGGGGTCCGCGAGACCGACGCTCTGATCGACGTGGTCGAACACATCCAGACCAATCGAATCGAGCGCGGGCAGGCAATCATCGACTGTGTGGAGGACCGTCTCGGCGTCTCGCTCGGCATCGAGGGTCGCGAGGGCCTCGGCCGCCCCCACATCGCTCGGGCCGTCGCGGCCCACCCGGACACCGACTACGACTACAACGGAACCTTCGACCACCTCATCGGGAACGACTGCCCCTGTTACGTCCCCCGGGACGTGCCGAGCTTCGAGCACGGGCGCGAGGCGCTGCTCGATGCCTGCGGGCTCGTCTCGCTCGCCCACCCGTTCCGCTATCCCGACCCCGAGGCCGCGCTCTCACTGTGCGACGACCTCCCCGCGGTCGAGCGCTACTACGACTACGGGCACGAGGTCGACACCGCGCCGGTCGAGCGAGCCGTCGAGAAGTACGACCTGCTCGTGACGGGTGGCAGCGACGCCCACGACCACGAACTCGGACTCGCCGGGCTCTCCGAGGCGGAGTTCGCCGACGTGTCGGCGCTCGTCGGCTGA
- a CDS encoding DUF6757 family protein has translation MKCHYCDQVAAFAAETDGIKVGLCEEHFRERLEELAEADELKQLKEQVDVDRT, from the coding sequence ATGAAGTGCCACTACTGCGACCAGGTTGCCGCCTTCGCCGCCGAGACCGACGGCATCAAGGTCGGGCTCTGTGAGGAGCACTTCCGCGAACGGCTGGAGGAACTCGCGGAAGCAGACGAGCTGAAGCAGCTGAAAGAACAGGTCGACGTGGACCGGACCTGA
- a CDS encoding PGF-CTERM sorting domain-containing protein, translated as MHRTALQSICCIALLAVAAAGAPAVTAAEPDATFDKSVYETPRDEAVTLTLTLTDAENATVSLGSEDAGFQMNVTVHDNTSDGQVRLTIYTQRLGIRAPAKAVSVAGNDSIVSASGDTLGGAIDAGDYELVASVNGTQTDVATLSVTEPTTTTPTTSDTPATTTRSSTTTAATTTTAADATDEDDGSSSAIPGFGLGVTVVALASVALLARRR; from the coding sequence ATGCATCGAACAGCCCTCCAGAGCATCTGCTGTATCGCCCTGCTCGCCGTCGCGGCGGCCGGCGCGCCCGCGGTCACAGCAGCCGAACCAGACGCAACGTTCGACAAGTCTGTCTACGAGACGCCCCGCGACGAGGCGGTGACGCTCACCCTCACGCTGACCGACGCGGAGAACGCGACGGTCAGCCTCGGGAGCGAGGACGCCGGGTTCCAGATGAACGTGACCGTCCACGACAACACCAGTGACGGCCAGGTCCGGCTCACCATCTACACGCAGCGACTCGGCATCCGAGCGCCCGCGAAGGCCGTCTCGGTCGCCGGCAACGACAGCATTGTCTCAGCGAGCGGTGACACCCTCGGCGGGGCCATCGACGCCGGCGACTACGAGCTCGTGGCGTCCGTGAACGGGACCCAGACCGACGTGGCGACGCTTTCGGTCACCGAACCGACGACCACGACGCCCACCACCTCGGACACGCCGGCCACCACGACCCGGTCATCGACGACGACCGCCGCCACGACGACCACCGCTGCCGACGCTACCGACGAGGACGACGGGTCATCGAGCGCCATCCCCGGCTTCGGACTCGGCGTGACAGTCGTCGCACTCGCGAGCGTGGCGCTCCTGGCTCGGCGACGGTAA
- a CDS encoding ferredoxin family protein, with protein MAIDPNFHENREVVDEHEGHNVWGPVEEPDKLGIHGTHVAVDFDICLADGACLEDCPVDVFSWVDTPGHPESEIKADPAREAQCIDCMLCVDVCPVDAIDVDASRTA; from the coding sequence ATGGCTATCGACCCGAACTTCCACGAGAACCGCGAGGTCGTCGACGAACACGAGGGACACAACGTGTGGGGGCCCGTCGAGGAACCCGACAAGTTGGGCATCCACGGGACCCACGTCGCCGTCGACTTCGACATCTGCCTGGCCGACGGCGCATGCCTCGAAGACTGTCCGGTCGACGTGTTCTCGTGGGTCGACACCCCCGGGCACCCCGAATCGGAGATCAAGGCCGACCCGGCACGCGAGGCCCAGTGCATCGACTGCATGCTCTGTGTCGACGTCTGCCCGGTCGACGCCATCGACGTCGACGCCAGTCGGACCGCCTGA
- a CDS encoding tRNA-binding protein yields MTSPFDVTIEVAEVLSAEPFPEARKPELVKLTLDCGDRELQSAAQLGYHHDVDDLVGRQVLCVTDLGTVNIAGFESQALTVGVPGDDGNPVLVTPDKQVPLGGELY; encoded by the coding sequence ATGACCAGCCCCTTCGACGTGACCATCGAGGTCGCAGAGGTCCTGTCGGCGGAACCGTTCCCCGAGGCCAGAAAGCCCGAACTCGTCAAGCTCACGCTCGACTGCGGCGACCGCGAGCTCCAGTCGGCCGCACAACTGGGCTACCACCACGACGTGGACGACCTGGTGGGCCGACAGGTGCTGTGCGTGACCGACCTCGGGACCGTGAACATCGCAGGGTTCGAGTCCCAGGCCCTGACGGTCGGCGTGCCCGGCGACGACGGCAACCCGGTTCTCGTGACACCCGACAAGCAGGTTCCGCTCGGCGGCGAACTGTACTGA
- a CDS encoding cupin domain-containing protein produces the protein MEKVTIEDVNSRMGPAAVKRRLTDALGATDMALNYYELAPGDSLGFGYHRHSAQEEVFYVQSGTVTFETDAGDVAVAAGEVIRFGPGESQLGTNEGDERAIVLAMGAPQESGELHMVRECAACGERTEQDIELTEDRDAIVTLCVDCGAETGRFD, from the coding sequence ATGGAGAAGGTCACCATCGAGGACGTGAACTCGCGCATGGGTCCCGCGGCCGTCAAGCGCCGGCTGACCGACGCACTGGGTGCGACCGACATGGCACTGAACTACTACGAACTCGCCCCCGGCGACAGCCTGGGCTTCGGCTACCACCGCCACAGTGCCCAGGAGGAGGTGTTCTACGTCCAGTCGGGAACGGTCACCTTCGAGACCGACGCCGGAGACGTGGCGGTCGCCGCCGGTGAGGTCATCCGGTTCGGGCCCGGCGAGTCCCAGCTGGGGACCAACGAGGGCGACGAGCGCGCCATCGTCCTCGCCATGGGCGCGCCACAGGAGTCCGGCGAGTTGCACATGGTCCGCGAGTGTGCTGCCTGCGGCGAGCGCACCGAACAGGACATCGAGTTGACCGAGGACCGCGACGCCATCGTCACGCTGTGCGTCGACTGCGGCGCGGAGACGGGCCGGTTCGACTGA
- a CDS encoding GNAT family N-acetyltransferase, with the protein MTSDAVAAANANMVAAFARLSDHTPTGSSRTVGELTAITTGVPVPFFNPVFVFEPPARDDLSRAVSWMAEQAVPFRVTVAEPAVDATASLAADLGLERTGDPQPGMVLGSLDEIPRSDDRVDIEVVTDATGLDAFVAVTSAAFGMPEPVARQVAPESLLDDETVQILVGRVEGEPAASGLLVRSGDVAGVYNIGVTEAFRRRGVGEAMTWAVLRAGREAGGTVGALQSSEMGYSVYEGMGFETVVTYHSFSPV; encoded by the coding sequence ATGACTAGCGACGCCGTCGCTGCCGCCAACGCCAACATGGTGGCCGCGTTCGCCCGACTCTCGGACCACACCCCGACAGGGTCGTCCCGAACAGTCGGCGAGCTGACGGCCATCACGACCGGCGTCCCGGTCCCCTTCTTCAACCCGGTGTTCGTCTTCGAGCCGCCGGCCCGGGACGACCTCTCGCGGGCCGTCTCGTGGATGGCCGAGCAGGCTGTTCCGTTCCGGGTGACCGTGGCCGAGCCAGCAGTCGACGCGACGGCCTCGCTGGCGGCCGACCTCGGACTGGAGCGGACCGGCGACCCCCAGCCGGGGATGGTCCTCGGCTCGCTCGACGAGATTCCCCGGTCCGACGACCGGGTCGACATCGAGGTGGTGACCGACGCTACGGGCCTCGACGCGTTCGTGGCGGTCACGTCGGCGGCGTTCGGGATGCCGGAACCCGTGGCACGTCAGGTCGCACCGGAGTCGCTACTCGACGACGAGACGGTCCAGATACTGGTGGGCCGTGTGGAGGGCGAACCCGCCGCTAGCGGCCTCCTGGTCCGCAGTGGTGACGTGGCCGGGGTCTACAACATCGGCGTGACCGAGGCGTTCAGACGCCGGGGTGTCGGCGAGGCGATGACCTGGGCCGTGCTCCGCGCGGGCCGTGAGGCGGGCGGGACGGTCGGCGCGTTGCAGTCCTCGGAGATGGGGTACTCCGTCTACGAGGGGATGGGGTTCGAGACCGTCGTGACCTACCACTCGTTCTCTCCCGTCTGA
- a CDS encoding universal stress protein, producing MYQRILVPTDGSAGAERAADYALDLAKRYDSDLHALFVVDTSVYDEPALSSTELVIDDLEDWGADLMNEMASKAEEHDLCFECKLCHGLPHQEILSYADAVDADLIVMGYQGQSHTKHIGSVADRVVNQGDRPVLTV from the coding sequence ATGTACCAGCGTATCCTCGTCCCGACCGACGGAAGTGCCGGCGCCGAGCGCGCAGCCGACTACGCGCTCGACCTCGCGAAACGGTACGACTCCGACCTCCACGCCCTGTTCGTCGTCGACACCAGCGTGTACGACGAGCCCGCGCTCTCCAGTACCGAACTCGTCATCGACGACCTCGAAGACTGGGGGGCGGACCTGATGAACGAGATGGCCAGCAAGGCCGAGGAACACGACCTCTGCTTCGAGTGCAAGCTCTGTCACGGCCTCCCTCACCAGGAGATCCTCTCCTACGCCGACGCGGTCGACGCCGACCTCATCGTCATGGGGTACCAGGGCCAGAGCCACACCAAGCACATCGGTAGCGTCGCCGACCGCGTCGTCAACCAGGGCGACCGGCCGGTGCTGACGGTCTGA
- a CDS encoding MFS transporter, which translates to MTFTWRYRRTVLVLSTLAFFATMAGRLVISPVVPAITDEFGVSNGVVGLGLTGLWMAYFAAQFPSGVFADRFGERPIILLAVGGTAVASLLLALSPLFAVFVLATVALGAVAGLHYSVAATLLTRTYDNTGFAIGFHNAGGPAAGLVAPVAAAWVGVRYGWRPAVALGAAIALPIFVLFAWRVRPTEPRRPDQPMRDRFELGPLVEMLSRRKIAFTVALAVAGAFVWQATASFLPTFLVEYRGQSETTAGAVFSAYFVVQAVTQVGVGAASDRFGREVSTAGCMLSAAAGLALLVAVPGVVSLVAALVLVGTGLGWGGALLPRFMDELGDAEQGAGFGLVRTVYGVLGSVGSVATGTLADLFGWAVAMGVLVALLSLVVVALAANWAFDLGY; encoded by the coding sequence ATGACCTTCACGTGGCGCTACCGACGGACCGTCCTCGTCCTCAGTACGCTCGCGTTCTTCGCGACGATGGCTGGCCGACTGGTCATCAGCCCGGTCGTCCCGGCCATCACCGACGAGTTCGGCGTGTCGAACGGGGTCGTCGGCCTCGGACTCACCGGCCTGTGGATGGCCTACTTCGCTGCCCAGTTCCCGAGCGGCGTGTTCGCCGACCGCTTCGGGGAACGTCCGATCATCCTCCTCGCGGTCGGCGGAACGGCCGTCGCGAGCCTGTTGCTCGCACTCTCGCCGCTGTTCGCCGTGTTCGTCCTCGCGACGGTCGCCCTCGGCGCGGTCGCGGGATTACACTACAGCGTCGCCGCGACGCTGTTGACGCGCACCTACGACAACACTGGGTTCGCCATCGGCTTCCACAACGCGGGCGGCCCGGCGGCGGGGCTGGTCGCGCCGGTGGCGGCCGCCTGGGTGGGCGTCCGCTACGGCTGGCGGCCCGCGGTGGCGCTCGGCGCAGCCATCGCGCTCCCCATCTTCGTGCTGTTCGCGTGGCGCGTCCGCCCGACGGAGCCGCGTCGGCCCGACCAGCCGATGCGTGACCGCTTCGAACTCGGCCCGCTGGTCGAGATGCTCTCCCGGCGTAAGATCGCCTTCACCGTCGCGCTCGCCGTCGCCGGCGCGTTCGTCTGGCAGGCGACCGCCTCGTTCCTCCCGACGTTCCTCGTCGAGTACCGCGGGCAATCCGAGACCACGGCGGGCGCGGTCTTCTCGGCGTACTTCGTCGTCCAGGCGGTGACCCAGGTCGGGGTCGGCGCGGCCTCGGACCGGTTCGGCCGCGAGGTCTCCACGGCAGGCTGTATGCTCTCGGCGGCCGCCGGCCTGGCCCTGCTGGTCGCCGTCCCCGGCGTCGTGTCGCTCGTGGCCGCGCTCGTCCTCGTCGGAACCGGCCTCGGCTGGGGTGGCGCGCTCCTCCCGCGCTTCATGGACGAACTCGGCGATGCAGAACAGGGCGCTGGCTTCGGCCTCGTCCGGACCGTCTACGGCGTCCTCGGCTCGGTCGGGTCCGTCGCCACCGGAACCCTCGCCGACCTGTTCGGCTGGGCGGTCGCCATGGGCGTGCTCGTGGCGCTGCTCTCGCTGGTCGTCGTCGCCCTCGCGGCGAACTGGGCGTTCGACCTCGGCTACTGA
- a CDS encoding universal stress protein, translating into MKTSTAHKQAQTGFETIFVALGPSDHDRSERLAEKVIDLAGPSGAQVVLGHVFTKEEYEERREMLNYDPDAEVTPDVVAQRFDVIRDIGEHLDAAGIDHTVRGGLGEYSQGIADLAEEEDADLVVVGGRKRSPTGKAVFGSTAQEVMLTAHCPVTFVRADAE; encoded by the coding sequence ATGAAGACGAGCACAGCCCACAAGCAGGCACAGACAGGCTTCGAGACCATCTTCGTCGCGCTCGGGCCGAGCGACCACGACCGCAGCGAGCGACTCGCCGAGAAGGTCATCGACCTCGCCGGTCCCTCCGGTGCCCAGGTCGTCCTCGGGCACGTGTTCACGAAGGAGGAGTACGAGGAGCGCCGCGAGATGCTCAACTACGACCCCGACGCCGAGGTCACGCCCGACGTCGTCGCCCAGCGCTTCGACGTCATCCGCGACATCGGCGAGCACCTCGACGCCGCCGGCATCGACCACACGGTTCGCGGCGGCCTCGGCGAGTACAGCCAGGGCATCGCCGACCTGGCCGAGGAGGAGGACGCAGACCTCGTCGTCGTCGGCGGTCGCAAGCGCTCGCCGACCGGTAAAGCGGTGTTCGGTTCGACTGCGCAGGAGGTCATGCTGACCGCGCACTGCCCGGTGACCTTCGTCCGCGCCGACGCCGAGTAA
- a CDS encoding acyl-CoA dehydrogenase family protein — translation MLDYVGLEADLGEEERMIRDSAREFVENRVQPDIAQHFEEGTFPTDIITEMGEMGFYAPNLDGYDLPNVSETAYGLLMQELEACDSGLRSMASVQGALVMYPIHAFGSEEQKDEWLPEMGLGEKIGCFGLTEPQHGSNPSGMETRAEEADGGYVLNGSKTWITNAPIADVAVVWARDKTSDGNPVRGFLVETDRDGFSVNKITEKLSLRASITGEFGLNDVFVPEENVLPGVEGMKGPLSCLTQARFGIAWGAIGAARDCFETARDYAVDREQFGGPIARFQLQQEKLAEMATQITTAQLLAHRLADLKERGDLRPQHVSMAKRNNVRMARDQARVAREMLGGNGITSDYSPMRHMANMETVYTYEGTHDIHTLILGQDLTGIAAFE, via the coding sequence ATGCTCGATTACGTCGGCCTGGAGGCGGACCTCGGCGAGGAGGAGCGGATGATCCGCGACTCGGCCCGTGAGTTCGTCGAGAACCGCGTACAACCCGACATCGCACAGCACTTCGAAGAGGGGACGTTCCCGACAGACATCATCACCGAGATGGGCGAGATGGGCTTCTACGCCCCGAACCTCGACGGGTACGACCTCCCGAACGTCTCCGAGACCGCCTACGGCCTGCTCATGCAGGAGCTCGAGGCGTGTGACTCCGGCCTGCGCTCGATGGCCAGCGTGCAGGGCGCACTCGTCATGTACCCCATCCACGCGTTCGGCAGCGAGGAGCAGAAAGACGAGTGGCTCCCCGAGATGGGCCTCGGCGAGAAGATCGGCTGCTTCGGCCTCACCGAGCCCCAGCACGGCTCGAACCCCTCAGGTATGGAGACCCGCGCCGAAGAAGCCGACGGCGGCTACGTCCTCAACGGCTCGAAGACGTGGATCACCAACGCGCCCATCGCCGACGTGGCGGTCGTCTGGGCGCGCGACAAGACCTCGGACGGGAACCCGGTGCGCGGGTTCCTCGTCGAGACCGACCGCGACGGCTTCTCCGTCAACAAGATAACTGAAAAACTCTCGCTGCGCGCCTCTATCACGGGCGAGTTCGGCCTGAACGACGTGTTCGTGCCCGAGGAGAACGTCCTCCCCGGTGTCGAGGGCATGAAGGGACCGCTCTCGTGTCTCACCCAGGCCCGCTTCGGCATCGCCTGGGGTGCCATCGGTGCGGCCCGCGACTGCTTCGAGACGGCCCGCGACTACGCCGTCGACCGCGAGCAGTTCGGCGGCCCCATCGCCCGGTTCCAGCTCCAGCAGGAGAAGCTGGCCGAGATGGCCACCCAGATCACGACGGCCCAGCTGCTGGCCCACCGCCTCGCCGACCTCAAAGAGCGCGGCGACCTCCGGCCGCAGCACGTCTCGATGGCCAAGCGCAACAACGTCCGCATGGCCCGTGACCAGGCGAGGGTTGCGAGAGAGATGCTCGGCGGCAACGGCATCACGTCGGACTACTCGCCGATGCGCCACATGGCGAACATGGAGACGGTGTACACCTACGAGGGCACCCACGACATCCATACGCTGATTCTCGGGCAGGACCTGACCGGGATTGCAGCGTTCGAGTAG
- a CDS encoding type 1 glutamine amidotransferase: MSRVRIALLNAAHGDENTRRNFRRELDADLVEFSATDGHLPDHHDWDGVVVTGSRSSVYWDEAWIQPTKQWVRDAADEGLPCLGVCWGHQLLADALGGRVEDMGEYEIGYRTVQLSGNNPLFDGLDGEYTVFTTHSDSVVELPPGATEIARNDYGNHGFRKGHVFGVQFHPEYDTRTAREVTMGKDELPDERKQAVVDGITERNYAKACEAKRLFENFTSYVRRVDQVGDSATSTAASD; encoded by the coding sequence ATGAGTCGAGTTCGTATCGCACTGCTGAACGCCGCACATGGTGACGAGAACACCCGCCGCAACTTCCGGCGGGAGCTCGACGCCGACCTCGTGGAGTTCAGCGCAACCGATGGCCACCTGCCGGACCACCACGACTGGGACGGCGTCGTCGTCACAGGGTCGCGCTCGTCCGTCTACTGGGACGAAGCATGGATTCAGCCCACCAAGCAGTGGGTCCGCGACGCCGCGGACGAAGGGCTGCCCTGTCTGGGCGTCTGTTGGGGGCACCAGCTCCTCGCGGACGCGCTCGGTGGCCGGGTCGAGGACATGGGCGAGTACGAGATCGGCTACCGTACCGTCCAGCTCTCCGGGAACAACCCGCTGTTCGACGGACTCGACGGCGAGTACACTGTCTTCACCACCCACTCGGATTCGGTCGTCGAGCTGCCGCCCGGCGCGACCGAGATCGCCCGCAACGACTACGGGAACCACGGCTTCCGCAAGGGCCACGTCTTCGGTGTGCAGTTCCACCCCGAGTACGACACCCGGACCGCCCGCGAGGTCACCATGGGCAAGGACGAACTGCCCGACGAGCGCAAGCAGGCGGTCGTCGACGGTATCACCGAGCGGAACTACGCGAAGGCCTGCGAGGCCAAGCGCCTGTTCGAGAACTTCACCTCGTACGTCCGCCGGGTCGACCAGGTCGGGGACAGCGCCACCTCCACCGCCGCGTCGGACTGA
- a CDS encoding alpha/beta fold hydrolase, whose translation MPTVDRNGTTLYYETDGEGETVAFVPDIGCGAWLWGWQYASLAGPYETLVWNTRGTGRSDPPSGDLTMATFVNDLDAVLSAHGAKSVHLVGCGLGAMVALEYARKHGRARSLTLVGGATTGDEYDPDPFFADPTDESACRETLSAVLSAEFCEEMPDVCDGIAGWRTDEDAGETDWQRQRAALMGYDAAPLYELTVPALVVDGGSDGLVSAGTAQALAEGLPRGEREHFPDAGHFVHIERSRPVNDALVGFLDGVGDT comes from the coding sequence ATGCCCACGGTAGACAGGAACGGGACGACGCTGTACTACGAGACCGACGGCGAGGGGGAGACGGTCGCGTTCGTGCCCGACATCGGGTGCGGGGCGTGGCTGTGGGGCTGGCAGTACGCGAGCCTCGCCGGTCCCTACGAGACGCTGGTGTGGAACACCCGCGGGACCGGCCGGTCGGACCCGCCCAGCGGTGACCTGACGATGGCGACGTTCGTCAACGACCTCGACGCCGTTCTCTCGGCCCACGGCGCGAAGTCGGTCCACCTCGTGGGGTGTGGGCTCGGCGCGATGGTCGCGCTCGAATACGCCCGCAAGCACGGTCGAGCGCGGAGCCTCACGCTCGTCGGCGGGGCGACGACGGGTGACGAGTACGACCCCGACCCCTTCTTCGCCGACCCGACCGACGAATCGGCCTGTCGGGAGACGTTGTCTGCGGTGCTTTCTGCCGAGTTCTGTGAGGAGATGCCCGACGTCTGCGACGGTATCGCGGGGTGGCGAACCGACGAGGACGCGGGTGAAACGGATTGGCAGCGCCAGCGGGCCGCGCTCATGGGCTACGACGCGGCCCCGCTGTACGAGCTCACCGTCCCGGCCCTCGTCGTCGATGGTGGGTCCGACGGCCTCGTGTCGGCTGGCACCGCCCAGGCCCTCGCCGAGGGGCTCCCGCGAGGGGAACGGGAGCACTTCCCCGACGCGGGCCACTTCGTTCACATCGAACGGTCCAGACCGGTGAACGATGCACTCGTGGGATTCCTCGACGGCGTGGGCGATACCTGA
- a CDS encoding HD domain-containing protein: protein MHAIKDSVHDYIEVSGVVADLLDTPAMQRLRHVKQLSSVRLVYPSANHTRFEHSLGVYHLARRACRHLDIDGSRAEAVQAAALLHDVGHGPYGHQTEGIILRRLGRHHDEVHDLLGQGDLARVLESHGLDTGAIADLIDGQGKYGQLVSGELDVDRMDYLVRDAHHSGVPYGTIDQGRLLRALTFIDDDLALSEGNLATAESMLVARALMNATVYRHHVSRIAGSMLERVCERLLDETPVSVEEFARMSDDELLAALRRHDETSDVAARLATRDLYKRTVWAELDDVPDRVVDADHETRRELEAEIAEDAGVPAETVLLDVPGRPSMPESSTRVVVNGEVRRLHEESPLVQGLQAAQSVQWRLGVYTPEESVETVRDVALDVLDVPADGTRPSGSRSWPA from the coding sequence ATGCACGCCATCAAGGACAGCGTCCACGACTACATCGAGGTGTCGGGCGTCGTCGCCGACCTGCTCGATACACCGGCGATGCAACGGCTCCGACACGTCAAGCAGCTCTCGTCGGTGCGGCTCGTCTATCCCTCCGCGAACCACACCCGCTTCGAGCACTCGCTGGGCGTCTACCACCTCGCCCGCCGGGCGTGTCGCCACCTGGACATCGACGGCTCGCGCGCCGAGGCGGTCCAGGCCGCCGCGCTGCTGCACGACGTGGGTCACGGCCCTTACGGCCACCAGACCGAGGGCATCATCCTCCGCCGGCTCGGCCGGCACCACGACGAGGTCCACGACCTGCTCGGGCAGGGCGACCTCGCCCGCGTCCTCGAATCCCACGGGCTCGACACCGGTGCCATCGCCGACCTCATCGACGGGCAGGGCAAGTACGGCCAGCTCGTCTCCGGCGAACTCGACGTGGACCGGATGGACTACCTGGTTCGTGACGCCCACCACTCCGGGGTACCGTACGGGACCATCGACCAGGGCCGCCTGCTCCGTGCGCTCACCTTCATCGACGACGACCTCGCGCTCTCGGAGGGCAACCTCGCCACGGCCGAATCGATGCTGGTCGCCCGGGCGCTGATGAACGCGACCGTCTACCGCCACCACGTCTCCCGCATCGCGGGCTCGATGCTCGAACGCGTCTGCGAGCGCCTGCTCGACGAGACGCCCGTGTCGGTCGAGGAGTTCGCCCGGATGAGCGACGACGAACTGCTCGCGGCCCTGCGCCGGCACGACGAGACCAGCGACGTGGCGGCCCGCCTCGCCACCCGGGACCTCTACAAGCGAACCGTCTGGGCGGAACTCGACGACGTGCCCGACCGGGTCGTCGACGCGGACCACGAGACCCGCCGGGAGCTGGAGGCCGAGATCGCCGAGGACGCCGGTGTTCCAGCCGAAACCGTGCTTCTGGACGTACCGGGCCGCCCCTCGATGCCGGAGTCCTCGACCCGCGTCGTCGTCAACGGCGAGGTGCGCCGTCTCCACGAGGAGTCCCCGCTGGTCCAGGGCCTGCAGGCCGCCCAGTCGGTCCAGTGGCGGCTCGGGGTCTACACGCCCGAAGAATCGGTCGAGACGGTCCGCGACGTGGCACTCGACGTGCTCGACGTCCCCGCCGATGGCACCCGCCCGTCGGGGTCGCGGTCTTGGCCAGCGTAA
- a CDS encoding DUF4013 domain-containing protein, which yields MSLDAKKSPFEFALSYPREDGWGAILKGGLTLLLSFLIVPYFVLFGYVFRLYRSAARDEPQPAYTDYVELLKEGVWLFVAQLPFVAVVGILGFISIEYIHPAVYVLVVLAAVYVGPAVITVYAVTGDIGETYTSSRVPDFAFTVFYAKHAAMYIPLAILLGVVTMLSALALGVGILFGSAFATFAQASYWGRVYERAAAAGIVEPA from the coding sequence ATGAGTCTCGACGCCAAGAAGAGTCCCTTCGAGTTCGCGCTCTCGTATCCCCGCGAAGACGGCTGGGGCGCGATACTGAAGGGCGGACTGACGCTGCTGCTCAGCTTCCTCATCGTCCCCTATTTCGTCCTCTTCGGCTACGTGTTCCGGCTGTACCGGAGCGCCGCCCGTGACGAGCCACAGCCCGCGTACACTGACTACGTTGAACTGCTGAAGGAGGGGGTCTGGCTGTTCGTCGCCCAGCTCCCGTTCGTCGCGGTGGTGGGGATTCTGGGTTTCATCAGCATCGAGTACATCCACCCGGCGGTGTACGTGCTGGTGGTGCTGGCCGCGGTATACGTCGGGCCTGCCGTCATCACCGTCTACGCGGTGACCGGCGACATCGGCGAGACGTACACCTCGTCTCGGGTACCCGACTTCGCGTTCACCGTGTTCTACGCCAAGCACGCCGCGATGTATATTCCGCTGGCCATCCTGCTCGGGGTCGTCACCATGCTCTCGGCGCTGGCGCTCGGCGTCGGTATCCTGTTCGGGAGCGCCTTCGCGACCTTCGCACAGGCCTCGTACTGGGGTCGCGTGTACGAGCGGGCAGCCGCCGCGGGCATCGTCGAACCCGCCTGA